The following are encoded in a window of Sphingobium sp. AP49 genomic DNA:
- a CDS encoding DUF1467 family protein: MNWYAIFAIYVLFWVISAFLVLPFGLRTPDETGELLLKGQADSAPSNFRPGRVMLRATLLSAVLFGLYYANYVQGWVTIDNIPGLHPPR, encoded by the coding sequence ATGAACTGGTACGCCATCTTCGCCATCTATGTGCTGTTCTGGGTGATCAGCGCCTTCCTCGTCCTGCCCTTCGGCCTGCGCACGCCCGACGAGACGGGCGAGCTACTGCTGAAAGGCCAGGCGGACAGCGCCCCCAGCAACTTCCGCCCCGGCCGCGTCATGCTGCGCGCGACCCTGCTCTCGGCCGTCCTGTTCGGTCTCTATTATGCCAATTATGTGCAGGGCTGGGTCACGATCGACAACATCCCCGGCCTCCATCCGCCACGCTGA
- a CDS encoding biotin--[acetyl-CoA-carboxylase] ligase gives MTQFRTVEETGSTNADMLALAEQGETEGLWLRAKRQSGGRGRLGRAWESPVGNLYCSTLIRLQPGDPMAHTLALVAANAVHALIAPLCAGQARIKWPNDILVDGAKIAGILLERTGDAVVVGIGINVTHFPEGLDRPVTSLAAQGATGEGADAAALLERLAQLFGHWLAIWRAQGLDPVRAHWLLNAHPIGTPMRVVQPDGDVVEGGFGTLDSQGMLILRLANGDTRAIHAGDIFLI, from the coding sequence CTGACGCAGTTTCGCACCGTAGAAGAAACCGGCTCCACCAATGCCGACATGCTGGCATTGGCGGAGCAGGGTGAAACCGAAGGCCTCTGGCTGCGCGCAAAGCGACAGTCCGGAGGCCGCGGTCGTTTGGGCCGGGCGTGGGAAAGCCCGGTCGGCAATCTCTATTGCTCCACCCTGATCCGGCTGCAGCCGGGCGACCCGATGGCGCACACGCTGGCGCTGGTCGCGGCAAATGCCGTCCATGCGCTGATTGCCCCGCTCTGTGCCGGACAGGCGCGGATCAAATGGCCCAATGACATATTGGTCGACGGCGCAAAGATCGCCGGCATATTGCTGGAACGCACCGGCGATGCCGTGGTCGTCGGCATCGGCATCAACGTCACCCATTTTCCGGAAGGCCTCGACCGTCCGGTCACCAGTCTCGCAGCGCAAGGCGCGACCGGGGAGGGGGCGGATGCCGCCGCGCTGCTGGAGCGCCTTGCCCAGCTTTTTGGCCATTGGCTGGCGATTTGGCGTGCCCAGGGGCTCGATCCGGTGCGCGCCCACTGGCTGCTCAACGCCCATCCGATCGGCACGCCGATGCGCGTCGTCCAGCCCGATGGCGACGTGGTGGAGGGCGGCTTCGGTACGCTCGACAGCCAGGGCATGTTGATCCTGCGCTTGGCGAATGGCGATACCCGTGCCATTCATGCCGGCGATATCTTTCTCATCTGA
- a CDS encoding VWA domain-containing protein: MMLNFLDALRAAGIPASIKEHLLLLEALERDVIARTPEDFYYLARATYVKDEGLIDRFDQVFAKVFKGLLGQDGVEAEIPEEWLRLVAEKFLSPEEMEKIKSLGDWDEIMKTLKERLEEQKERHQGGSKWIGTGGTSPFGHGGYNPEGVRIGGESRHKRAIKVWEKREFANLDNNREIGTRNIKVALRRLRRFAREGAADELDLDATIRGTARQGWLDIRMRPERHNAVKLLLFLDVGGSMDPHIKLCEELFSAATSEFKNMEFFYFHNCLYEGVWKDNRRRFAERTPTWDVLHKYGHDYKVIFVGDAAMSPYEISHPGGSVEHMNEEAGAVWLQRVTHTYPATVWLNPAPAEHWGYSQSTRIIRDLMNERMYPLTLEGLDEAMRELTRKR, from the coding sequence ATGATGCTCAATTTTCTCGACGCGCTGCGCGCCGCCGGCATCCCCGCCAGCATCAAGGAGCATCTGCTCCTGCTCGAAGCACTGGAGCGCGACGTGATCGCCCGCACGCCCGAGGATTTCTATTATCTCGCCCGCGCCACCTATGTGAAGGATGAGGGGCTGATCGACCGGTTCGACCAGGTTTTTGCCAAAGTGTTCAAGGGCCTGCTGGGTCAAGACGGGGTCGAGGCGGAGATACCCGAGGAATGGCTGCGGCTGGTCGCGGAGAAATTCCTCAGCCCCGAGGAGATGGAGAAGATCAAGTCGCTGGGCGACTGGGACGAGATCATGAAGACGCTGAAGGAGCGGCTGGAGGAGCAGAAGGAGCGGCACCAGGGCGGCAGCAAGTGGATCGGCACCGGCGGCACATCCCCCTTCGGCCATGGCGGCTATAATCCCGAGGGCGTGCGGATCGGCGGGGAAAGCCGGCACAAGCGCGCGATCAAGGTCTGGGAAAAGCGCGAATTCGCCAATCTGGACAATAATCGCGAGATCGGCACCCGCAACATCAAGGTGGCGCTGCGCCGGCTGCGGCGTTTTGCGCGGGAGGGGGCGGCCGACGAACTGGACCTGGACGCCACGATCCGCGGCACCGCGCGGCAGGGCTGGCTCGACATCCGGATGCGGCCCGAGCGGCACAATGCGGTCAAGCTGCTGCTGTTCCTGGACGTGGGCGGATCGATGGACCCGCATATCAAGCTGTGCGAGGAGCTGTTTTCCGCCGCGACCAGCGAATTCAAGAATATGGAATTCTTCTACTTCCACAACTGCCTCTATGAAGGCGTGTGGAAGGATAATCGCCGCCGCTTTGCCGAGCGCACCCCGACCTGGGACGTGCTGCACAAATATGGCCATGACTATAAGGTGATCTTCGTCGGCGACGCGGCGATGAGCCCCTATGAGATCAGCCATCCCGGCGGGTCGGTGGAGCATATGAACGAGGAAGCCGGTGCCGTCTGGCTGCAGCGCGTCACCCATACCTATCCCGCGACCGTGTGGCTCAACCCCGCGCCGGCGGAACATTGGGGCTATAGCCAGTCCACCCGCATCATCCGCGACCTGATGAACGAGCGCATGTATCCGCTGACCTTGGAGGGGCTGGACGAGGCGATGCGGGAATTGACGCGCAAGCGGTAG
- a CDS encoding NADH-quinone oxidoreductase subunit M has protein sequence MDGFPILSLMMAVPMAGAIACLFAGANNARWIALIATLVDLVLGIVLWVNFDQSGAGAQWQFTEYAPIFGRFAWALGIDGIALLLIALTVFLMPICIGASWNAINKRVGEYMAAFLFMEVLMIGVFTAQDLYLFYIMFEAGLIPMYLIIGIWGGANRIYASYKFFLYTLLGSVLMLIAMMWMVHEAGTTRIPDLMAYNFDPKIQIWLFLAFFASFAVKMPMWPVHTWLPDAHVQAPTAGSVILAGVLLKMGGYGFIRFSLPMFPEASAQLAPWVWGLSMVAVVYTSLIALVQSDMKKLIAYSSVAHMAIVTIGLFAFNQAGLEGAMMVMLGHGLVSGALFLCVGVIYDRLHTREINRYGGLAINMPRYAVLFLLFTMASVGLPGTSNFVGEFLSLMGIYQVSTWAALICTTGIILGAAYMLYLYRRICYGDQVNADAAAMPDLSAREIWLLAPIAAAVLWMGVYPESFLAPMRPDIRALEARLAPAAPAGDSQIKMGAPKPVGEGHHEEAAAHGEAH, from the coding sequence ATGGACGGCTTCCCCATCCTCTCCCTGATGATGGCAGTGCCGATGGCTGGTGCCATCGCCTGCCTCTTCGCTGGCGCCAATAATGCGCGCTGGATTGCGCTGATCGCCACGCTGGTCGATCTGGTCCTGGGCATCGTCCTGTGGGTCAATTTCGATCAGTCGGGCGCTGGCGCCCAGTGGCAGTTCACCGAATATGCGCCGATCTTCGGCCGGTTCGCGTGGGCGCTCGGGATCGACGGCATCGCCTTGCTGCTGATCGCACTGACCGTGTTCCTGATGCCGATCTGCATCGGCGCCAGCTGGAACGCGATCAACAAGCGCGTCGGCGAATATATGGCGGCGTTCCTGTTCATGGAGGTGCTGATGATCGGCGTCTTCACCGCACAGGATCTCTACCTCTTCTACATCATGTTCGAAGCCGGCCTGATCCCGATGTATCTGATCATCGGTATCTGGGGTGGTGCGAACCGTATCTACGCCTCGTACAAATTCTTCCTCTACACGCTGCTCGGCTCGGTCCTGATGCTGATCGCGATGATGTGGATGGTGCATGAGGCCGGCACGACCCGCATCCCCGACCTGATGGCGTACAACTTCGATCCGAAGATCCAGATCTGGCTGTTCCTCGCCTTCTTCGCCAGCTTCGCGGTGAAGATGCCGATGTGGCCGGTCCACACCTGGCTGCCCGACGCGCACGTTCAGGCGCCGACCGCCGGTTCGGTCATCCTGGCAGGCGTGCTGCTGAAGATGGGTGGCTACGGCTTCATCCGCTTCTCGCTGCCGATGTTCCCGGAAGCCTCGGCGCAGCTCGCGCCCTGGGTCTGGGGCCTGTCGATGGTCGCCGTCGTCTATACCAGCCTCATCGCGCTGGTTCAGTCGGACATGAAGAAGCTGATCGCCTATTCGTCGGTCGCCCACATGGCGATCGTCACCATCGGCCTGTTCGCCTTCAATCAGGCGGGCCTGGAAGGCGCGATGATGGTCATGCTGGGCCACGGCCTGGTGTCGGGCGCGCTGTTCCTGTGCGTCGGCGTCATCTACGACCGCCTGCACACCCGTGAGATCAACCGCTATGGTGGCCTCGCGATCAACATGCCGCGCTACGCCGTGCTGTTCCTGCTCTTCACCATGGCTTCGGTCGGTCTGCCGGGCACCAGCAACTTCGTCGGCGAATTCCTGTCGCTGATGGGCATCTATCAGGTTTCGACCTGGGCGGCGCTGATCTGCACCACCGGCATCATCCTGGGTGCGGCCTATATGCTCTACCTCTATCGCCGCATCTGCTACGGCGATCAGGTGAACGCCGATGCCGCCGCCATGCCCGACCTGTCGGCGCGTGAAATCTGGCTGCTCGCCCCGATTGCCGCGGCGGTGCTCTGGATGGGCGTCTATCCGGAAAGCTTCCTGGCCCCGATGCGTCCCGACATCCGCGCGCTCGAAGCGCGTCTCGCCCCTGCGGCTCCCGCAGGAGATTCCCAGATCAAGATGGGTGCGCCCAAGCCGGTAGGCGAGGGCCATCATGAAGAAGCCGCTGCGCACGGGGAGGCGCACTAA
- the nuoL gene encoding NADH-quinone oxidoreductase subunit L gives MIQLIVLLPLLAAAIAGLGNKALGKLPAKIVTTGALFAACAMSWPIFISFLTGHAEPYVAPVFTWIESGTFDAQWALRVDTMTAVMLVVITSVSSLVHLYSWGYMDEEPDQPRFFAYLSLFTFAMLMLVTANNLLQMFFGWEGVGLASYLLIGFWFRKPSANAAAIKAFVVNRVGDLGFMMGIFGTYLVFNTISIPEILEMAPSMAGSTIGFLGHRFDTMTVLCLLLFIGAMGKSAQLGLHTWLPDAMEGPTPVSALIHAATMVTAGVFMVCRLSPMFEMSPTALTVVTYVGAATCLFAATVGTVQTDIKRVIAYSTCSQLGYMFFAAGCGAYGAAMFHLFTHAFFKALLFLGAGSVIHAMHHEQDMRYYGGLRKKIPVTFWTMTLGTLAITGVGLPLVGVGFAGFYSKDGILEAAFASGGAGIGAYYVGVFAALLTSFYSWRLVFLTFFGKPRWTQSEHIQHALHDSHGHDDHGHGHDDHAHADHGHDHHAHDAGDGTGGYHPHESGLVMLIPLLVLSLGAVFAGFVFHDQFIGPEGGIEFWKGALAFDSHLMHAAHEVPTWVKFGPFTVMLTGLVIAWLAYIKNTDWPQRFVATFGALHQFLLNKWYFDELYNFLFVKPAFAFGRFFWQFGDVGFIDRFGPNGLAALVVQGNKITRRLQSGYLYTYALVMLIGLAAAATWAMTR, from the coding sequence ATGATCCAGCTTATCGTCCTTCTCCCGCTGCTCGCCGCAGCCATCGCCGGCCTTGGCAACAAGGCCCTGGGCAAGCTCCCGGCGAAGATCGTCACGACCGGCGCGCTGTTCGCAGCTTGCGCCATGTCCTGGCCGATCTTCATCAGCTTCCTGACCGGCCACGCCGAACCCTATGTCGCGCCCGTCTTCACCTGGATCGAGAGCGGCACGTTCGACGCCCAGTGGGCGCTGCGGGTCGACACCATGACGGCGGTCATGCTGGTGGTCATCACCAGCGTGTCCAGCCTCGTCCACCTCTATAGCTGGGGCTATATGGATGAAGAGCCGGATCAGCCGCGCTTCTTCGCCTATCTCTCGCTCTTCACCTTCGCGATGCTGATGCTCGTGACCGCGAACAATCTGCTGCAGATGTTCTTCGGTTGGGAAGGCGTGGGTCTGGCCTCCTACCTGCTGATCGGTTTCTGGTTCCGCAAGCCCTCGGCCAACGCGGCCGCGATCAAGGCGTTCGTCGTCAACCGCGTCGGCGACCTTGGCTTCATGATGGGCATTTTCGGCACCTATCTGGTGTTCAACACCATCTCGATCCCGGAAATCCTGGAAATGGCGCCGTCGATGGCGGGTTCGACCATCGGCTTCCTGGGTCACCGCTTCGACACCATGACCGTGCTCTGCCTGCTGCTGTTCATCGGCGCGATGGGCAAGTCGGCGCAGCTGGGCCTTCACACCTGGCTTCCCGACGCGATGGAAGGCCCGACCCCGGTGTCGGCGCTGATCCACGCGGCCACCATGGTCACCGCCGGCGTCTTCATGGTCTGCCGTCTGTCGCCGATGTTCGAAATGTCGCCGACCGCGCTGACCGTGGTCACCTATGTCGGTGCCGCCACCTGTCTGTTCGCCGCCACCGTCGGCACCGTGCAGACGGACATCAAGCGCGTCATCGCCTATTCGACCTGTTCGCAGCTGGGCTACATGTTCTTTGCGGCCGGTTGCGGCGCTTATGGCGCGGCGATGTTCCACCTCTTCACCCACGCCTTCTTCAAGGCGCTGCTGTTCCTGGGCGCTGGCTCGGTTATCCACGCGATGCACCATGAGCAGGACATGCGCTACTATGGCGGCCTGCGTAAGAAGATCCCCGTGACCTTCTGGACCATGACGCTCGGTACCCTCGCCATCACGGGCGTCGGCCTGCCGCTCGTCGGCGTCGGTTTCGCCGGCTTCTACTCGAAGGACGGTATTCTCGAAGCGGCCTTCGCTTCGGGCGGTGCGGGCATCGGTGCCTATTATGTCGGCGTGTTCGCCGCGCTGCTGACCAGCTTCTACAGCTGGCGCCTGGTCTTCCTGACCTTCTTCGGCAAGCCGCGCTGGACCCAGTCGGAACATATCCAGCATGCCCTCCATGACTCCCATGGGCATGACGATCACGGCCACGGCCATGACGATCACGCACACGCCGATCATGGCCATGACCATCATGCCCATGACGCTGGCGACGGCACCGGTGGCTACCACCCGCATGAAAGCGGCCTGGTCATGCTGATCCCGCTGCTGGTCCTCAGCCTGGGCGCCGTGTTCGCCGGCTTCGTCTTCCACGACCAGTTCATTGGTCCGGAAGGGGGCATCGAGTTCTGGAAGGGCGCGCTCGCGTTCGACAGCCACCTGATGCACGCCGCGCATGAAGTGCCGACCTGGGTCAAGTTCGGTCCGTTCACCGTGATGCTGACCGGCCTGGTCATTGCCTGGCTGGCCTACATCAAGAACACCGACTGGCCGCAGCGCTTCGTCGCCACCTTCGGCGCACTGCACCAGTTCCTGCTGAACAAGTGGTATTTTGACGAGCTGTACAACTTCCTGTTCGTCAAGCCCGCCTTCGCTTTCGGCCGCTTCTTCTGGCAGTTCGGTGACGTCGGCTTCATCGACCGCTTCGGCCCCAACGGGCTGGCTGCTCTGGTCGTGCAGGGCAACAAGATCACCCGTCGGCTTCAGTCCGGCTACCTCTACACCTATGCGCTGGTGATGCTGATTGGCCTCGCCGCGGCTGCAACCTGGGCGATGACACGATAA
- a CDS encoding type III pantothenate kinase, translating to MLLAIDAGNTNVVFALLDGREIKTRWRIATDPRRTADEYAVWLNQLLMLEGYAMADVDAVIVATVVPRALHNLQVLADKYFKTTALVAGQSPVDWGIELDVAEPASVGADRVVNAIAAHHLYAGDLIVIDFGTATTFDVVDYRGAYKGGIIAPGINLSLDALVAAAAKLPRIAIAPPENRSVIGRTTADAMLIGVFWGYVAMMEGLVARMRAEIGRPTKVISTGGLAVLFNDNSDIFDAIAPDLTIQGLALLYERSFKTE from the coding sequence ATGCTTCTCGCGATCGACGCGGGCAACACCAATGTCGTTTTCGCGCTGCTCGACGGGCGTGAGATCAAGACGCGCTGGCGCATCGCCACCGACCCGCGCCGCACCGCCGACGAATATGCGGTGTGGCTGAATCAGCTTTTGATGCTGGAAGGCTATGCCATGGCCGATGTCGACGCGGTGATCGTCGCCACGGTCGTGCCACGCGCACTCCACAATCTTCAGGTGCTGGCCGACAAATATTTCAAGACCACTGCGCTGGTCGCCGGCCAGTCGCCGGTCGACTGGGGCATCGAACTAGACGTGGCGGAGCCGGCCTCGGTCGGCGCCGACCGGGTTGTAAACGCGATCGCGGCCCACCATCTTTATGCTGGCGACCTGATCGTCATCGACTTTGGCACGGCGACGACCTTCGACGTGGTGGATTATCGCGGCGCCTATAAGGGCGGCATCATCGCGCCGGGCATCAACCTGTCGCTCGATGCGCTGGTGGCGGCGGCGGCGAAACTACCCCGCATCGCGATCGCCCCGCCGGAGAACCGATCGGTTATCGGTCGGACCACGGCCGACGCCATGCTGATCGGCGTCTTCTGGGGCTATGTGGCGATGATGGAGGGGCTGGTCGCCCGGATGCGGGCCGAGATCGGCCGCCCGACCAAAGTGATTTCGACCGGAGGACTGGCCGTCCTCTTCAATGACAATAGCGATATTTTCGATGCGATCGCGCCCGACCTGACGATCCAGGGCCTCGCATTGCTGTACGAACGGAGTTTTAAAACAGAATGA
- a CDS encoding ribonuclease J, producing the protein MTPKDELLFLALGGSGEIGMNVNLYGCQGKWVMVDLGLTFADPLYPGVELVLPDLAFIEERKDDLLGIVLTHGHEDHIGAIPYLAADLGVPLYATPFTAGLIRLKLEEEGLTKEVKLHVIENEGSFNLGPFGFRYVPLAHSIPEGNAVLIDTPHGRIFHTGDWKLDAAPLLGQPSTPEELTAIGDEGVLALVCDSTNVFNPEPSGSESTVRDGLMQTVAAAKGRVLVTTFASNAARVQTLGEVAAATGRKLCVAGRSLDRIISTAKAAGYLKDFPPVLDWDDAMDLPRSEVMFIATGGQGEARAALSRIAFDSHPIKLAEGDTVIFSSKQIPGNEIAIGRIQNALATKGIIMVTDRQAEVHVSGHPGRPELESMYRWIRPAILLPVHGERRHMAEQARLGLATGIPDAVVQSNGDLLRLAPGKPTIIGHQDTGRLVLDGDVILPADGATMNERRKLGLHGQISVAVALDAKNRLIGEPVLRTQGVPVEEDKDAFLAEAAEDAAAAVTKGSMEQEALRERLRLAVRRTATRWTGKKPIVDVLLIRA; encoded by the coding sequence ATGACACCCAAAGACGAGCTGCTCTTCCTGGCCCTTGGCGGCTCGGGCGAGATCGGCATGAACGTCAATCTTTATGGTTGCCAGGGCAAATGGGTCATGGTCGACCTCGGCCTGACCTTTGCTGACCCCCTGTATCCCGGCGTGGAACTGGTGCTGCCCGACCTGGCCTTCATCGAGGAGCGCAAGGACGACCTGCTCGGCATCGTGCTGACCCACGGGCATGAGGATCATATCGGCGCCATCCCCTATCTGGCGGCGGACCTGGGCGTGCCGCTCTATGCCACGCCCTTCACCGCAGGCCTGATCCGGCTGAAGCTGGAGGAAGAGGGCCTGACCAAGGAGGTGAAGCTGCACGTCATCGAGAATGAGGGCAGCTTCAATCTCGGGCCGTTCGGCTTCCGCTATGTGCCGCTGGCCCACTCGATCCCGGAGGGCAATGCCGTCCTGATCGACACGCCGCACGGCCGCATCTTCCACACCGGCGACTGGAAGCTGGACGCCGCCCCGCTGCTCGGCCAGCCCTCCACCCCGGAGGAACTGACCGCGATCGGCGACGAGGGCGTGCTGGCGCTGGTGTGCGACAGCACCAATGTCTTCAATCCAGAACCATCGGGTTCTGAAAGCACCGTGCGCGATGGCCTGATGCAGACCGTCGCAGCGGCCAAGGGCCGCGTACTGGTCACTACCTTTGCCTCCAACGCTGCGCGCGTGCAGACGCTGGGCGAGGTCGCGGCCGCCACCGGGCGCAAGCTGTGCGTCGCCGGCCGCTCGCTCGACCGCATCATCAGCACTGCCAAGGCCGCCGGCTATCTCAAGGATTTCCCGCCGGTGCTGGATTGGGACGATGCGATGGACCTGCCCCGCTCGGAGGTGATGTTCATCGCCACCGGCGGCCAGGGCGAGGCGCGCGCCGCCCTGTCGCGCATCGCGTTTGACAGCCACCCGATCAAGCTGGCCGAGGGCGATACGGTCATCTTCTCGTCCAAGCAGATTCCGGGCAACGAGATCGCGATCGGCCGCATTCAGAATGCGCTGGCGACCAAGGGCATCATCATGGTGACCGACCGCCAGGCCGAGGTCCATGTCTCGGGTCATCCGGGCCGTCCGGAACTGGAATCCATGTATCGCTGGATCCGCCCTGCCATCCTGCTGCCGGTCCATGGTGAGCGTCGCCACATGGCGGAACAGGCGCGGCTTGGCCTCGCCACCGGCATCCCCGATGCGGTGGTCCAGTCGAACGGCGACCTGCTGCGCCTGGCGCCGGGCAAGCCGACGATCATCGGCCATCAGGATACCGGCCGACTGGTCCTCGACGGCGACGTCATCCTGCCCGCCGACGGCGCGACCATGAACGAACGGCGCAAGCTCGGCCTGCACGGCCAGATCAGCGTTGCCGTGGCGCTCGATGCCAAGAACCGGCTGATCGGCGAACCCGTGCTGCGCACCCAGGGCGTGCCGGTGGAGGAAGACAAGGACGCCTTCCTCGCCGAAGCGGCTGAGGATGCCGCCGCTGCCGTGACCAAGGGATCGATGGAGCAGGAAGCCCTGCGCGAACGCCTGCGCCTCGCCGTGCGCCGCACTGCGACCCGCTGGACCGGCAAGAAGCCGATCGTCGACGTGCTGCTGATCCGCGCATGA
- the nuoN gene encoding NADH-quinone oxidoreductase subunit NuoN, with translation MIETASLLAILPELILTGSGLVLMLIAAFGGDRSTHAVNWLAVLALLAAGLSLCTSMAHGPVAFDGLVRADAFSVYAKALIYGAAGAAILLAPRFFAAGGALRPEYAVLIVFAAIGMGMMVSAGDMLTLYVGLEMNSLASYVLASFMRQDEKSSEAGLKYFVLGSLASGILLYGISLLYGFTGSTAFDGIAIAMGDGVSKGELFGLVFVLAGLAFKISAVPFHMWTPDVYEGAPTPVTAFFGSAPKVAAMGLMVRVAIEALGPAGLDWQQIIIFVALASILFGAVAAIGQTSIKRLMAYSSINNVGFALVGLAAGTPAGVAATMSYMAIYVVMTIGAFACILQMRDADGKPVDTIASLAGLSQSRKGLSAAFAIFMFSMAGIPPLFGFWAKFLVFDAAVAANLTALAAFGIAMSVIGAFYYLKIIKTIYFDEPAAPYEAKGGAVENIIMAACAIVIVFGYLLNPLLDKASAAAAASLF, from the coding sequence ATGATCGAAACCGCTTCCCTTCTGGCCATACTGCCGGAACTCATCCTCACCGGCTCCGGCCTGGTGCTGATGCTGATCGCCGCCTTTGGCGGTGACCGCTCGACCCATGCCGTCAATTGGCTGGCAGTGCTCGCACTGCTCGCCGCCGGCCTCAGCCTCTGCACCTCGATGGCGCACGGTCCGGTCGCGTTCGACGGCCTGGTCCGTGCCGACGCCTTCTCTGTCTATGCGAAGGCGCTGATCTATGGCGCGGCCGGTGCGGCCATCCTGTTGGCCCCGCGCTTTTTCGCTGCCGGCGGCGCGCTGCGTCCCGAATATGCCGTCCTGATCGTCTTTGCCGCTATCGGCATGGGCATGATGGTCTCGGCCGGCGACATGCTGACGCTCTATGTTGGCTTGGAAATGAACAGCCTTGCGTCCTACGTGCTGGCCAGCTTCATGCGCCAGGACGAGAAGTCGTCGGAAGCGGGCCTGAAATATTTCGTGCTCGGTTCGCTGGCCAGCGGCATCCTGCTCTACGGCATTTCGCTGCTCTACGGCTTCACCGGTTCGACCGCGTTCGACGGCATCGCCATCGCCATGGGCGACGGCGTGTCGAAGGGCGAGCTGTTCGGCCTGGTCTTCGTGCTCGCGGGCCTCGCCTTCAAGATCAGCGCCGTGCCGTTCCACATGTGGACGCCCGACGTCTATGAAGGTGCGCCGACCCCGGTCACCGCCTTCTTCGGCAGCGCGCCCAAGGTTGCCGCGATGGGCCTGATGGTCCGCGTCGCGATCGAGGCGCTCGGCCCGGCCGGCCTCGACTGGCAGCAGATCATCATCTTCGTTGCACTCGCCTCGATCCTGTTCGGTGCGGTCGCGGCGATCGGCCAGACCAGCATCAAGCGTCTGATGGCCTATTCGTCGATCAACAATGTCGGCTTCGCGCTGGTCGGCCTTGCGGCCGGGACGCCCGCCGGCGTTGCCGCGACGATGAGCTACATGGCGATCTACGTCGTCATGACCATCGGCGCCTTCGCCTGCATCCTCCAGATGCGGGATGCCGACGGCAAGCCGGTCGACACGATCGCCAGCCTTGCCGGCCTGTCGCAGTCGCGCAAGGGCCTGTCGGCCGCCTTCGCGATCTTCATGTTCTCGATGGCAGGTATCCCGCCGCTGTTCGGCTTCTGGGCGAAGTTCCTGGTGTTCGATGCCGCAGTCGCCGCCAACCTGACCGCGCTCGCCGCCTTCGGCATCGCCATGTCGGTGATCGGCGCCTTCTATTATCTCAAGATCATCAAGACGATCTATTTCGACGAGCCGGCCGCGCCCTATGAGGCGAAGGGCGGGGCGGTCGAGAATATCATCATGGCTGCCTGTGCCATCGTGATCGTCTTCGGTTATCTGCTCAACCCGCTGCTGGACAAGGCCAGCGCGGCTGCGGCGGCTTCGCTGTTCTGA